The genomic region TCTCGTCTTTGCATTTTGCCATGCGCTCGGCTTTGCTTTCGTGCCTCGCATTCCCGATCTCGATGGGCGATGCCTCTATGGCTTTAGGCCTGCAAAACAGTATGGCATTCTTCAGAATGTCATGGGCGACCGCATCGACGCCGACCTGATCCGGGCGCATTGGGACGATATTTTGCGCCTGATGACCTCGCTGCGCACGCGCACCGTCAGTGCCTCGCTCATGCTCAAGCGATTGTCCGCAACCACGAGGCAGAGCGGTCTCGCCCAGGCGCTACGTCACATGGGCCGGATCGAGCGGACCCTGTTCACGCTCGACTGGATCAATGACGAGGATCTTCGGAAGACAACAACTGCAGAGCTGAATAAAGGGGAGAGCCGCAACAGTCTCGTGCGTGCCGTCAATCTCCACCGTCTCGGCCGGTTCCGTGATCGAAGCCAGGAAAACTTGTCAATCCGAGCATCGGCCCTCAATCTGATCGTCACCGCTATCATTCACTGGAACACGATCTACACGGGCCGTGTCGTCGATGTCCTTCGAAATACCGGGCAGCCAGTCGCCGAGCCCCTGCTTGCCAGCCTGTCGCCGCTCTCATGGGAACACGTAAATCTTACCGGTGATTACCTATGGGAAGAAAAGCCCGCGCTCGACGATACCGGCTTCCGAAATTGTCATATTTTGTGTCGCGATCAGTTTTCGCTTAGCGCCGAAGCCGTTGATGTATGCCGTCGGGGTCAGCACAAGAGCAGCCCTCCCGTCCTTCCGCGAAAGGTGCCTCGGCGGATGGAGCAAACCTCAACGTCTCGATCATGGGGCGATCCTAACAGATAGGATATTGGGCTTGAGTCCCTGCCTCGACATCACAGGTTTGATGAAGAGGTGCTGCGCTTCGAGTTGATGATAAACGTGGTCATGTGAGAACAGCCACAAACATCAATGGAAGGAAGCGCAGCATGAAGTATTTTGCAGGCCTTGACGTCTCGTTGCAAGAGACATCGGTATCTATCGTTGATGAGACCGGTCGGATTTGCCGGGAAATGAAAGTCGTCGGTCACCCGGACGATCTCGCCGTTCGTCTCGAACTTGCTCTTGCCCCCGAGGGGCGAACAAACGCTGGTGTTATTATCCCAGCAGTTCTAGGCGGACGCCAACCAACCCAAACGTAAGCGGTGAGGAATTATCGAATCGACGGGCTCTTACTGTGGTGGAGTTCGTTCGATGTTATGAAATTGTTGCTGTGACAATCTGCAAGCCTGTCAGGTTGCGGGCGGCAGCCGGATATCGGCCATCAGTCCTTTCGGCATATTGTCGAGCAACTGGAACGTGCCGTTGTGACCTTTCTCAACGATGCCCTTCGTGATCGTCAGGCCAAGGCCGAATCCGCTCCCCATCGCTCCGCCCTGCCGGGATGCATCCGCCTTGAAGAACGGCTCGAGCACGCGTATTTTCATCTCGTCGGGAAGGCCCGGCCCATTGTCCTTCACTGCGATCCGGACACTGCCGTCGTCCAGGCATTCCAGCGTTATGCAGACCTGATCCGCATAACGGACGGAGTTCGACACCAGGTTGCTCACGGCTCTCGTCAGGCCTTGCGGCTTGCAGATGTACACGACACGTCGCGGACCTTCGAACGTAACGTTGACGCCAGTGTCGGCGAAATCGCTGGCGACGGTCTGGAGGAGGCTCGACAGATCGACTTTGCGGGTGTTTTCGACCTTGTCGTTGAGGAATGAGAGGCTTTCGTCGATCATCGAGCCGAGAGTGGTGACATCTCTCAGCATCAGATCCTTGAGGTCGGAATCTGCCAGCCGTTCGGCTCTCATGCGAAGCCGGGTGAGGGGCGTTCTGAGGTCATGGCTGATGGCGCGCAACAGCCTCGTGCGATCGACGGTCATCTGCTGAATACGGCTGCGCATGGTATTGAGAGAGTTAGCGAGAATTCGGATCTCGCTCGCACCCTCGACCGTGAACGGTTCCGCATAGGTTTCGTTCAGGACCGTTTCTCGCTGGGCCGCCGTCGCGATGCGCTCCAACGGCCGGGTTATCAGCCGGCTGCTGAGATAGGCCATGATCGCCAGGGGAATGATGATCTTCAAAAGCCCGCTGGCAACAGCTGGAGCAAACCAGAGATATTTCGGAAACGCAGGGGCTTCAATCGCAAGCGCGTTGTTGTTGTCGAGCATGACGAGAAGGCTATGGCGGGGACTGGCGTGCGAGAAGATTTCGCCGATCTCCGCGGCAAAGGATTTGTCCAATAGCCTGCGAATGCCCGGGCGAACGTCTGCCTGGATCGGCACGACGGCGGCTGCGTCCGCGAACTGCCTGGGATCGACCCGCCCCATGCGGAGCCCGACGGCGGCCGCATTGGCAAGTGCTGCATCCTCGTCTGCCCGGGAACTGGCCTTTTTGAATTGCTGCAGCACCGTCTCCACGCGACCGGCGAACAAGCCGATCTCGATCCCCTTGTCATGTCGGCCATAGATGAACGGCTCGGTAATCGTCGCGACAGCGGATACGAGAACAACGAGGAGAATGGCAAG from Rhizobium rhododendri harbors:
- a CDS encoding ATP-binding protein gives rise to the protein MISLRSASLRIQILLLAILLVVLVSAVATITEPFIYGRHDKGIEIGLFAGRVETVLQQFKKASSRADEDAALANAAAVGLRMGRVDPRQFADAAAVVPIQADVRPGIRRLLDKSFAAEIGEIFSHASPRHSLLVMLDNNNALAIEAPAFPKYLWFAPAVASGLLKIIIPLAIMAYLSSRLITRPLERIATAAQRETVLNETYAEPFTVEGASEIRILANSLNTMRSRIQQMTVDRTRLLRAISHDLRTPLTRLRMRAERLADSDLKDLMLRDVTTLGSMIDESLSFLNDKVENTRKVDLSSLLQTVASDFADTGVNVTFEGPRRVVYICKPQGLTRAVSNLVSNSVRYADQVCITLECLDDGSVRIAVKDNGPGLPDEMKIRVLEPFFKADASRQGGAMGSGFGLGLTITKGIVEKGHNGTFQLLDNMPKGLMADIRLPPAT